The following is a genomic window from Amycolatopsis acidiphila.
GCGTGAACAGCGGGATGTGCGACAGCGCGCCCAGCCCGAGCCGGACCTGACGCCGGTTGCGGGAGCCGTCGACGATCAGCGCCGCGGCGGACGCGGCCGGCCAGTCGTTGGCGGAAAGGCTGCTGTACTTGGCGAAATGCGCCCCCGCGGACTCCGGCTGGCGCGGGATCTCGATCGCGGTGATGACCTCACCGGGCTCGACCGCGGTCTTCTGGAAGTCCACGAAGAACTCCCGGACCGGCACGGAACGCTTCCCGCGCGAGGAGGTCAGCTCCACCGTCGCGGCCAGCACCAGCAGCGCCGTCGGCGGGTCGAGCCGGTAGTCGCCGTGGGCGATGTTGCCGCCGACGCTCGCGGTGTTGCGCACCCGCGGGTTGGCGACGTGCCCGTAGACCTCGGCCGCGAGCGGCGCGACCTCGCGCACGAGCGGGCTGGTCTCCATCTGCCGCAGCGTGACCAGCGGGCCGACCCGCAGGCCGGCGGAGGTGCGCTCGATCTCGCCGAGCCCCGGGATCCGGCCGATGTCGACCAGGTCCGAGGCGAACAGCACGCCCTGCTTGACGAGGATCTGCACGGCGGTGCCGCCGCCGTAGACCATCGCGTCCTCCCCGGACGCGAGGATCGTGCACGCCTCGTCGAGCGTGTCGGGGTAGTGGTAGGCGGGCATCAGCTCTTCCCCCCGCCGAACAGCTTGGCGAACAGGCGCCGCCACCAGGACTGCTTCGCGGGCACGCCGGGAGCCGCGGCGGGCTTCTCCTTCTTCGCCGCACCGCCGTCGCGCTTGTCCAGCACGGACTGCAGACCGGGGTTGCCCGGCCCGGGCGGACCGCTGCTGCAGATCTCGCTGAAGGCCGCGACGAACTCGCGCTCGACCTCCTGGGAGCGCCGCCGCACGATCGACTCGCCGAGGCGGCCGATCTTGCCCCAGATCGCGACGTCGAGGCTGTAGTCCACTTTGGACGAGCCGGCGCCGTCGGGCTGGACCGCGAGCACGGCGTCGATCTTGATCGAGCTGCCGAGCTTGTGGTCCTCCCCCTTGAGCAGCGCCCGCACCTCGGACGGCTCGGTCAGCTGTGTGATCTCCGCGGAGAACCCGGCGCTGAACCGGACGTGTGCGATCTCGTTGACCAGCCTCCCGCGGTAGTGCGTGTCGTCGGACTTCGTCAGCTCCGCACACCCCGGAATACTGACCCGCATCGTGTCGGTGTCGAGAAAATGCGCGAACACCCGATCTTGGCCCGCCGGAACGACGAACGAGGAACCCAGCTTCATATGACCACCATAGAGGACTTCGTGTCTGCTATAGAGGACGTTAACATGGTTTCGTTTCCGCGCAAATAGGCTTGGCGGCAACTCGCACGGAATGTGGTCGGCTACCGTGCGCAGAAACGCGATGGCGAGAGGTGAGCATGGCGAGCGACGTACCAGCGGTGAGCAACGCGGTGCGACTACTGGAGCGGATCGCCCGCGACTGGCCCGAACCGGTCGCGTCCGGGGTGCTGATCGACGAGCTCGAGCTCAACCGCAGTACCTGTTACAACATCCTCGGCACGCTGCAGCGCGCCGGCTGGACCGCGAGCCGCGGCGACCGCGGCGGCTGGTCACTGGGCCCCCGGCTGCTGGCGATGGCGCGGGTCTCCGAGGACTGGATGTCCGAGATCGTGCAGCAGGAGCTGGACGCGCTGAGCCAGCGCATCGGCTTCATCGCCTTCGCGGTGCAACGGCACGGCCAGATGGCGTACTCGGTGCTGGCGAAGGGGGATCGCGGCAAGGGCGTGCGGATCACCGTCGGC
Proteins encoded in this region:
- a CDS encoding CoxG family protein produces the protein MKLGSSFVVPAGQDRVFAHFLDTDTMRVSIPGCAELTKSDDTHYRGRLVNEIAHVRFSAGFSAEITQLTEPSEVRALLKGEDHKLGSSIKIDAVLAVQPDGAGSSKVDYSLDVAIWGKIGRLGESIVRRRSQEVEREFVAAFSEICSSGPPGPGNPGLQSVLDKRDGGAAKKEKPAAAPGVPAKQSWWRRLFAKLFGGGKS
- a CDS encoding FAD binding domain-containing protein — protein: MPAYHYPDTLDEACTILASGEDAMVYGGGTAVQILVKQGVLFASDLVDIGRIPGLGEIERTSAGLRVGPLVTLRQMETSPLVREVAPLAAEVYGHVANPRVRNTASVGGNIAHGDYRLDPPTALLVLAATVELTSSRGKRSVPVREFFVDFQKTAVEPGEVITAIEIPRQPESAGAHFAKYSSLSANDWPAASAAALIVDGSRNRRQVRLGLGALSHIPLFTQFEVAADSPVEDVVSAAKEAATPLIDPIPDVRGGSEYKKRLGLVAVEEAVRFSWKEGHDGGRTPFWRRRR